The Geodermatophilaceae bacterium NBWT11 genome has a segment encoding these proteins:
- the pheS gene encoding phenylalanine--tRNA ligase subunit alpha encodes MSGANDPYDPKQVAALSADALDAAVAAGVEAFAGAGDLESLAAVRPAHLGDRAPVLLARRELGALPPAARKDAGQRVNAARVALTDSYAERLATLEAERDERVLAEERVDVTLPWDRTPRGARHPLTTLNDRIADVFVGMGYEVAEGPELESEWLNFDALNTGPDHPARSLADTFFVAPEGSGLVLRTHTSPVQARTMLERTPPIYVVAPGRVYRTDELDATHTPVFHQVEGLAVDRGLTMAHLRGTLEALAKALFGEDSQIRWRPHFFPFTEPSAEFDVFFPEHRDGPQWVEWGGCGMVNPRVLTACGIDPEEYSGFAFGMGIERALQFRHGVGDMRDIVEGDVRFTRAFGVEQ; translated from the coding sequence GTGTCTGGTGCCAACGACCCCTACGACCCCAAACAGGTGGCGGCCCTCTCGGCCGACGCCCTGGACGCCGCCGTCGCGGCCGGGGTGGAGGCCTTCGCCGGGGCGGGTGACCTGGAGTCCCTCGCCGCCGTCCGGCCCGCCCACCTGGGCGACCGCGCGCCGGTGTTGCTGGCCCGCCGCGAGCTCGGCGCGCTGCCCCCGGCGGCCCGCAAGGACGCCGGTCAGCGGGTCAACGCCGCCCGGGTGGCACTGACCGACTCCTACGCCGAGCGGCTGGCCACCCTGGAGGCCGAGCGCGACGAGCGGGTCCTCGCCGAGGAGCGGGTCGACGTCACCCTGCCCTGGGACCGCACCCCCCGCGGCGCCCGGCACCCGCTGACCACGCTGAACGACCGGATCGCCGACGTCTTCGTCGGGATGGGCTACGAGGTCGCCGAGGGTCCGGAGCTGGAGAGCGAGTGGCTCAACTTCGACGCCCTCAACACCGGCCCCGACCACCCGGCCCGCTCGCTGGCCGACACCTTCTTCGTCGCGCCGGAGGGCTCGGGTCTGGTGCTGCGCACGCACACCAGCCCGGTGCAGGCCCGCACCATGCTCGAGCGCACGCCGCCGATCTACGTCGTCGCGCCCGGGCGGGTCTACCGCACCGACGAGCTCGACGCCACGCACACCCCGGTCTTCCACCAGGTCGAGGGCCTGGCCGTGGACCGCGGGCTCACCATGGCCCACCTGCGCGGCACCCTGGAGGCGCTGGCCAAGGCGCTGTTCGGGGAGGACTCGCAGATCCGCTGGCGGCCGCACTTCTTCCCCTTCACCGAGCCCTCGGCGGAGTTCGACGTGTTCTTCCCCGAGCACCGCGACGGCCCGCAGTGGGTCGAGTGGGGCGGCTGCGGGATGGTCAACCCCCGGGTGCTCACCGCCTGCGGGATCGACCCCGAGGAGTACAGCGGGTTCGCCTTCGGGATGGGCATCGAGCGCGCCCTGCAGTTCCGCCACGGCGTGGGCGACATGCGCGACATCGTCGAGGGCGACGTCCGGTTCACGCGAGCGTTCGGAGTAGAGCAGTGA
- a CDS encoding sugar O-acetyltransferase, producing the protein MSSPVEDTRTMRERMLAGDAYTADDPDLARENARAQSLAHRYNGLDPADVDARRELLTDLLGAFGPDSTIRAPFHCDYGYQTTVGARTFVNWGLVALDVGRITIGDDVQIGPGVQLLTATHPVEPGPRRDKWEGSAPITLEDNVWLGGGVVVLPGVTIGRDTVVGAGSVVTRDLPAGVVAVGNPARVVRSVDGG; encoded by the coding sequence ATGAGCTCCCCCGTCGAGGACACCCGGACCATGCGCGAGCGGATGCTGGCCGGTGACGCCTACACCGCCGACGACCCCGACCTGGCCCGGGAGAACGCCCGCGCCCAGTCGCTGGCCCACCGCTACAACGGCCTGGACCCGGCCGACGTCGACGCCCGCCGGGAGCTGTTGACCGACCTGCTCGGCGCGTTCGGCCCGGACAGCACCATCCGCGCCCCGTTCCACTGCGACTACGGGTACCAGACCACCGTCGGCGCCCGGACCTTCGTCAACTGGGGCCTGGTCGCCCTCGACGTCGGCCGGATCACGATCGGGGACGACGTCCAGATCGGCCCCGGCGTGCAGCTGCTGACCGCCACCCACCCGGTCGAGCCCGGCCCGCGGCGGGACAAGTGGGAGGGCTCGGCGCCGATCACGCTGGAGGACAACGTGTGGCTCGGGGGCGGCGTGGTCGTGCTGCCCGGGGTCACCATCGGCCGGGACACCGTCGTCGGGGCCGGTTCGGTGGTCACCCGCGACCTGCCGGCCGGGGTGGTCGCCGTGGGCAACCCGGCCCGGGTGGTCCGGTCGGTCGACGGTGGGTGA
- a CDS encoding TetR/AcrR family transcriptional regulator — MYVRTQAGRPRGWETRPVTPAGRSDGRSSRWTEHRRARRVEFVAAAVESVRRTGPELAVEDVARTAGVSKTVLYRYFADKDELVDAVLERVSTEILLPRLLGELAADRPGDVDRLRAVVAAFVAIIEDEPALYRFAYAQAGRAGRADLVAQTEREVAEALAWVMGERLVDHGLDPAPTATWAYGVVGMVQLAAHWWSTARTVPAAELVDQLTALAWGGLSTLLPPAPTD; from the coding sequence GTGTACGTCCGTACACAAGCGGGACGACCGCGGGGCTGGGAGACTCGCCCGGTGACCCCAGCCGGACGCTCCGACGGCCGCTCCTCGCGGTGGACCGAGCACCGGCGGGCGCGTCGGGTGGAGTTCGTCGCCGCCGCCGTGGAGTCGGTCCGGCGCACCGGTCCCGAGCTGGCCGTCGAGGACGTCGCCCGCACCGCCGGGGTCAGCAAGACCGTGCTCTACCGGTACTTCGCCGACAAGGACGAGCTGGTCGACGCCGTGCTGGAGCGGGTCAGCACCGAGATCCTGCTGCCCCGGCTGCTGGGGGAGCTCGCCGCCGACCGGCCCGGCGACGTCGACCGGCTGCGCGCCGTCGTCGCCGCGTTCGTCGCGATCATCGAGGACGAACCGGCGCTCTACCGGTTCGCCTACGCCCAGGCCGGGCGCGCCGGGCGGGCCGACCTCGTCGCCCAGACCGAGCGCGAGGTGGCCGAGGCGCTGGCCTGGGTGATGGGGGAGCGGCTGGTCGACCACGGCCTGGACCCCGCCCCCACCGCCACCTGGGCCTACGGGGTGGTCGGCATGGTCCAGCTGGCCGCGCACTGGTGGTCCACCGCGCGCACGGTGCCGGCCGCGGAGCTGGTCGACCAGCTGACCGCGCTCGCCTGGGGCGGGCTGTCCACCCTGCTGCCCCCGGCCCCGACCGACTGA
- a CDS encoding ABC transporter substrate-binding protein, with the protein MKRRTALLAAPVLLVSGCFSGGGGSSSDDGADRIRLALAFPPVAALSPWTDDAVLLTRMGVAESLVAFDASGAAQPQLAESWEYTDDRTALLELRDDVVFHDGTPMDAEAVAGSLNAAAAADPPVRVLTGVGLTATAVDEDTVQVQAAQADPLLVQRLGAPALVVLAPDAYGEGAPDPVGHGTGPYAITAVQGTQSATLDAATAYWDGTPAADGVDVRFVDDAGARTAALRAGELDVVQGVPVAQLPTLGEDQRVVTTSLPRVTALSLNTSTGVFADPALRAAAVAAVDAEPVVEGVFEGQADVAPGLLTDATLGSAARPAPVLPTAADPAGASIRLATYDDRPELPEAAAVLAEQLRAAGFTVEVVVQTYATLEPDLLAGAFDAVLGSRLTLLDTGDPIGFFGTDYTCDGGYNLARLCDPAVDAAVEAAGALTDPLERRQAAADLEAAVLSTGAVVPVLHEQSRTGVAQGVQGVGEDPFERQVVTVATTTGR; encoded by the coding sequence GTGAAGCGCCGCACCGCCCTGCTCGCCGCCCCCGTCCTGCTGGTCAGCGGGTGCTTCTCCGGAGGCGGGGGGAGCAGCAGCGACGACGGCGCCGACCGGATCCGGCTCGCGCTGGCCTTCCCGCCGGTCGCCGCCCTCTCGCCGTGGACCGACGACGCGGTGCTGCTGACCCGGATGGGCGTCGCCGAGAGCCTGGTGGCCTTCGACGCCTCCGGTGCCGCGCAGCCCCAGCTCGCCGAGTCCTGGGAGTACACCGACGACCGGACGGCGCTGCTCGAGCTGCGCGACGACGTCGTCTTCCACGACGGCACCCCGATGGACGCCGAGGCCGTCGCCGGGTCGCTGAACGCCGCCGCCGCGGCCGACCCGCCGGTGCGGGTGCTCACCGGGGTGGGCCTGACCGCCACCGCCGTGGACGAGGACACCGTGCAGGTCCAGGCCGCGCAGGCCGACCCGTTGCTGGTGCAGCGCCTGGGCGCCCCGGCCCTGGTGGTGCTCGCCCCGGACGCCTACGGCGAGGGTGCCCCCGACCCGGTCGGGCACGGCACCGGCCCCTACGCGATCACCGCGGTGCAGGGCACCCAGTCCGCGACGCTGGACGCCGCCACCGCCTACTGGGACGGCACCCCGGCCGCCGACGGGGTGGACGTCCGCTTCGTCGACGACGCCGGGGCCCGCACCGCCGCGCTGCGGGCGGGCGAGCTCGACGTGGTGCAGGGCGTGCCGGTCGCGCAGCTGCCGACCCTGGGCGAGGACCAGCGGGTGGTGACGACGTCGCTGCCACGGGTCACCGCCCTGTCGCTGAACACCTCCACCGGGGTCTTCGCCGACCCGGCGCTGCGGGCCGCCGCCGTGGCCGCGGTCGACGCCGAGCCGGTCGTGGAGGGCGTCTTCGAGGGCCAGGCCGACGTCGCCCCGGGACTGCTGACCGATGCCACCCTGGGCTCGGCCGCCCGGCCTGCACCGGTGCTGCCGACCGCCGCCGACCCGGCCGGTGCCTCGATCCGGCTGGCCACCTACGACGACCGGCCCGAGCTGCCCGAGGCCGCCGCGGTGCTCGCCGAGCAGCTGCGCGCCGCCGGGTTCACCGTCGAGGTGGTCGTGCAGACCTACGCCACGCTGGAGCCCGACCTGCTGGCCGGCGCGTTCGACGCGGTGCTCGGCAGCCGGCTCACCCTGCTGGACACCGGCGACCCGATCGGCTTCTTCGGCACCGACTACACCTGCGACGGCGGCTACAACCTGGCCCGGCTGTGCGACCCGGCCGTCGACGCCGCGGTCGAGGCGGCCGGGGCGCTGACCGACCCGCTGGAGCGCCGGCAGGCAGCGGCCGACCTCGAGGCGGCCGTGCTGTCCACCGGTGCCGTCGTCCCGGTGCTGCACGAGCAGAGCCGGACCGGGGTCGCCCAGGGCGTGCAGGGCGTCGGCGAGGACCCCTTCGAGCGGCAGGTCGTCACGGTCGCCACCACCACCGGCCGGTGA
- a CDS encoding MFS transporter: protein MTAAAPTRPLQRARVAVATCFALNAVFYANLIPRLPELRDDLGLSNAALGTALAAAPLGALVMGPLAAVLIARLGSGPVASLGLLGLGVGVAGAAAAPSWWVLALALLLVGALDAIVDVAQNAHGLRVQRGYGRSILNALHGLWSLGAVAGGLLGSVVAGLGVPLEVHLGVSAVVFGAVAVLIRRWMLPGRDDAEPAPETAPTAPGARSARRTAVLALVVLGLLAAAAAFVEDSAASWSAIWLRDDLGATVVTAGLGFVAFQVAMTVGRLTGDRVVDRFGQRVVARVGGAVIAAGFGLMLGLPSVPTTVVGFALAGLGVATLVPAVYAAADALPGLPTGVGLTAVNLLLRIGFLVSPPLIGFVADAVGLRVGLLSVVLAGLLVLVLGRSLRTRVG from the coding sequence GTGACCGCCGCCGCTCCCACCCGTCCGCTGCAGCGCGCCCGGGTCGCCGTCGCCACCTGCTTCGCGCTCAACGCGGTCTTCTACGCCAACCTGATCCCCCGGCTGCCCGAGCTGCGCGACGACCTCGGGCTCTCCAACGCCGCCCTCGGCACGGCGCTGGCCGCCGCCCCGCTGGGCGCGCTGGTGATGGGCCCGCTCGCCGCCGTCCTCATCGCGCGGCTCGGGTCGGGGCCGGTGGCCTCCCTGGGCCTGCTGGGTCTGGGCGTCGGGGTGGCCGGGGCGGCGGCGGCACCGAGCTGGTGGGTGCTGGCGCTGGCCCTGCTGCTGGTCGGGGCGTTGGACGCGATCGTCGACGTGGCGCAGAACGCGCACGGGCTGCGGGTGCAACGCGGGTACGGCCGGTCGATCCTCAACGCGCTGCACGGGCTCTGGAGCCTGGGTGCGGTCGCCGGCGGGCTCCTGGGCTCGGTGGTGGCCGGGCTCGGTGTGCCGCTGGAGGTGCACCTAGGCGTCTCGGCCGTGGTGTTCGGTGCTGTCGCCGTCCTGATCCGGCGGTGGATGCTGCCCGGTCGGGACGACGCCGAGCCCGCCCCCGAGACGGCCCCGACCGCGCCCGGGGCCCGCAGCGCGCGCCGGACCGCCGTCCTCGCGCTGGTGGTGCTGGGGCTGCTGGCCGCGGCGGCCGCGTTCGTCGAGGACTCCGCCGCGTCGTGGAGCGCGATCTGGCTGCGCGACGACCTGGGCGCGACCGTGGTGACCGCCGGGCTGGGGTTCGTGGCGTTCCAGGTGGCGATGACCGTGGGCCGGCTGACCGGGGACCGGGTGGTCGACCGGTTCGGTCAGCGGGTCGTCGCCCGGGTCGGTGGCGCGGTGATCGCCGCCGGGTTCGGGTTGATGCTGGGCCTCCCGTCGGTGCCCACGACCGTGGTGGGGTTCGCCCTGGCCGGTCTGGGCGTGGCCACCCTGGTGCCGGCGGTCTACGCCGCGGCCGACGCGCTGCCCGGCCTGCCGACCGGGGTGGGCCTCACCGCGGTCAACCTGCTGCTCCGGATCGGCTTCCTGGTCTCCCCGCCGCTGATCGGGTTCGTCGCGGACGCGGTGGGTCTGCGGGTGGGGCTGCTGTCGGTGGTGCTGGCCGGGCTGCTGGTGCTGGTGCTCGGCCGGTCACTGCGCACACGGGTCGGCTGA
- a CDS encoding TetR family transcriptional regulator: MGDAPTRRFDPDRRDRLVDVTLDVIAEHGLAGLTSRRIAAAADVPLGSVTYHFDGLGDLVRAAFARYAATMAEVFRAHFAGVTDRASMLEAATDFVLEGHRASPREWAVAYELYLAALRDPALREVTESWMGSSRETLQRVLEPGLARALDGVMEGLTMHAILTTAPPTREETRAVLARVLEVTP; encoded by the coding sequence GTGGGTGACGCCCCGACCCGCCGGTTCGACCCCGACCGCCGCGACCGGCTGGTCGACGTCACCCTCGACGTGATCGCCGAGCACGGCCTGGCCGGTCTGACCTCGCGCCGGATCGCTGCTGCCGCCGACGTGCCGCTGGGCTCGGTGACCTACCACTTCGACGGTCTCGGCGACCTGGTCCGGGCCGCCTTCGCCCGGTACGCCGCGACGATGGCCGAGGTCTTCCGGGCGCACTTCGCCGGGGTGACCGACCGGGCCTCGATGCTCGAGGCGGCCACCGACTTCGTGCTGGAGGGCCACCGGGCCTCACCGCGCGAGTGGGCCGTGGCCTACGAGCTCTACCTGGCCGCGCTGCGCGACCCGGCGCTGCGCGAGGTCACCGAGTCCTGGATGGGCAGCAGCCGGGAGACCCTGCAGCGCGTCCTGGAGCCCGGCCTGGCCCGCGCCCTCGACGGCGTCATGGAGGGCCTGACCATGCACGCCATCCTCACCACCGCCCCACCCACCCGCGAGGAGACCCGCGCCGTGCTCGCCCGCGTCCTGGAGGTCACCCCGTGA
- a CDS encoding ABC transporter permease subunit → MQRSAGVAGALAGTALLVGALPWLSGEDPARSVLRAREIDSAADAATLDAVRDQLDLPADPVTGTLGWAGRVLTGDLGTSWVSGTPVADTVLPALGVSLTLAGTASLVALVLAGLLTVPALLRAADGRLTGGGVGAAVGGALAALPEFVLAVLLVSVVAVGWGLLPTSGFTGPANLVLPVLAFGIPAAGVLARLLAGAVAAAAGESWVRTWRAAGVRRGTIAASLGRRAVSVVVPQVLLLLVGTLGAAAVVEAVFDVPGLGGVALAAALDQDVPVVQAAVVLLVGLGLLVGGGGLLAHRLLLGPALRGSGFTPELLPAGRRPRRVAVAVTVVLVAAVVAGLLRDPAAQDVAARLAAPSWTHPFGADPLGRDVLARFGHGALLSVGLAVVLAALALVVGLAVGLLGRGDRSGPADVLNALPAVVVGIVVAAVTGPGLLAACLAVSLVAWIPLAVHTRTLAAEARASGFHVAAVAGGAGRWHVLRRHLLPVVGPPVVRHALVRVPHASLALAGLSFLGLGAGAESPEWGRALAETTGYLERAPWVVAAPAAGLVLLGVIAASADPCAQ, encoded by the coding sequence CTGCAGCGTTCGGCCGGGGTCGCCGGCGCGCTGGCCGGCACCGCGCTGCTCGTCGGCGCGCTGCCCTGGCTGTCCGGGGAGGACCCGGCCCGGTCGGTGCTGCGCGCCCGGGAGATCGACAGCGCCGCCGACGCGGCCACCCTGGACGCCGTCCGGGACCAGCTGGACCTGCCCGCGGACCCGGTCACCGGGACGCTGGGCTGGGCCGGCCGGGTGCTCACCGGCGACCTGGGAACCTCCTGGGTGTCGGGCACCCCGGTCGCCGACACCGTCCTGCCCGCCCTCGGCGTCTCGCTGACCCTGGCCGGCACCGCGAGCCTGGTCGCGCTGGTGCTGGCCGGGCTGCTGACCGTGCCCGCGCTGCTGCGGGCCGCCGACGGGCGGCTCACCGGGGGCGGGGTGGGCGCGGCGGTCGGCGGTGCGCTGGCCGCCCTGCCGGAGTTCGTGCTGGCCGTGCTGCTGGTCTCGGTGGTCGCCGTCGGCTGGGGGCTGCTGCCCACCTCGGGCTTCACCGGGCCGGCGAACCTGGTGCTCCCGGTGCTCGCTTTCGGCATCCCGGCCGCGGGCGTGCTGGCCCGGCTGCTGGCCGGCGCGGTGGCCGCGGCGGCGGGGGAGTCCTGGGTGCGCACCTGGCGGGCCGCCGGCGTGCGGCGCGGGACGATCGCGGCGTCCCTGGGCCGGCGGGCGGTGAGCGTCGTCGTCCCGCAGGTGCTGCTCCTGCTGGTCGGCACGCTGGGTGCGGCCGCTGTCGTGGAGGCCGTCTTCGACGTGCCCGGGCTGGGCGGGGTGGCCCTGGCCGCCGCGCTGGACCAGGACGTCCCGGTCGTGCAGGCCGCGGTGGTGCTGCTGGTCGGGCTCGGGTTGCTGGTCGGCGGCGGCGGGCTGCTGGCGCACCGGCTGCTGCTCGGCCCGGCGCTCCGCGGCAGCGGCTTCACCCCCGAGCTGCTTCCGGCCGGACGGCGGCCGCGCCGGGTGGCGGTCGCGGTCACCGTCGTCCTGGTGGCCGCCGTGGTCGCCGGGCTGCTGCGCGATCCGGCGGCGCAGGACGTCGCGGCGAGGCTCGCCGCACCCTCGTGGACGCACCCCTTCGGTGCCGATCCGCTGGGCCGCGACGTGCTCGCCCGGTTCGGGCACGGCGCACTGCTCAGCGTCGGGCTGGCCGTCGTCCTCGCCGCGCTGGCGCTGGTCGTAGGGCTCGCGGTGGGCCTCCTGGGCCGGGGCGACCGCTCCGGGCCGGCCGACGTGCTGAACGCACTGCCCGCCGTCGTCGTCGGCATCGTGGTCGCCGCGGTCACCGGGCCGGGGCTGCTCGCCGCCTGCCTGGCGGTGAGCCTGGTCGCCTGGATCCCGCTGGCGGTGCACACCCGCACGCTGGCCGCCGAGGCCCGCGCCTCCGGGTTCCACGTCGCCGCGGTGGCCGGTGGCGCCGGGCGCTGGCACGTGCTGCGCCGCCACCTGCTGCCCGTCGTCGGGCCCCCGGTCGTGCGGCACGCCCTGGTGCGCGTGCCGCACGCCTCGCTGGCCCTGGCCGGCCTGTCCTTCCTCGGCCTCGGCGCGGGCGCCGAGTCCCCGGAGTGGGGTCGGGCGCTGGCCGAGACCACCGGCTACCTGGAGCGCGCGCCCTGGGTGGTCGCCGCCCCCGCGGCCGGGCTCGTGCTGCTGGGCGTGATCGCCGCGTCAGCCGACCCGTGTGCGCAGTGA